Genomic window (Nymphaea colorata isolate Beijing-Zhang1983 chromosome 1, ASM883128v2, whole genome shotgun sequence):
GTACTACACTCATGGGCAGCTTTGCTTGATGCAATCCAAGACATGGATATCCTGGTGTTGTTCCATTAGTCAAACATTTTTCATGTTATGGAGATTAAGCTGTGTAATCCTCTCGGTATTGTACATCTGGATCTGAAGCAAGATGTTGCACTGGCAGTTTCAACGGTGCCTGTATTCAGAACATTcctttgtattcttttttggCTGTTCGTTTTATTTGAATGGTGTGAATGAGTTTATGTCGTTGTATTCAACAGTTTGCTCGCTCAAATATTGCTCCGGCAGTTGAGACCTGGATGGCTGGACCAACTTGTGTGATgcttcaatatttttgtttttggattcCATGAATAGCATTTCCACGAACAAGCATTGAAAGCTATAAAGAAATCAATATCGAAGGACTTGGTAGTTTATTATCTGCCATGTTCAGAATGGTCTAGTTCAGCAATTCTTGAGCTATCTGTTGCCCTTTTCTATGAAGCAAAGGAAGTTTCTCATGGAAAAATTCTTTCGTGTTGCCATACCTTGAAACAGCTGAAAGAAGAAGCACATTTCCCGTAAAATACGTTTGGTCTATGGAATTACTCTGTTCTTTGTGACTTTATATTCGAAGGtgcgtttttatttttttcaaaatgcaacAGAAATCACCAAATTGTCTTGAACGCCTCGGACTTGAACACCTAGAGGTGCCTGTTTACCATGTCTTCTTCTGAGTGTCTGTCCATGTAGGACCCTTGCTTTATTACTCTATAAGAAAGTCTGCCTGAACATCAGGTGCTTGGAAACAACTTTGCTGAATGATGGATCCCTTTGCGGCAGGTGATTTTTCTCAAGGCATTCaacttgaatgacatgaagaattCAATACCTGCAGCAAGGTTAGAACAGCACAATGGCGTTGTCAATTGTCAGAAGCGGAGATTGAAACGCTCGATGCCAACGCTGACAAATCAGTGAACTGTTTATCCATCTTCAAACCATCTCTAAATGTGGCTTCTTTCACTGCCAAGGAAGGTAAATGTGAATGCGGCATGCATATCAGACCTTCTATAAGCGGTTGGTCGCTGAGGGAGCCATCGATTCTGCaaccaaaacaaaagaataaccaTGATACTAGTAGTTGATTCGTATGGATCATTAAATGTAAGAAGCAATTTGGTTCTTAAGGTTTCAATTGTCTTTATGAGCTTCTGTCAGGGCCGTTGATGCTGAAACCTTCGTAAAAATAGATtcacggtttttttttttgtctgacaATTTTCGGTATTCACTAGAACTTTCACAAAATTCAGTTTAGAGTTTCTTTTTGTCCTACGCAATTGGCATTTAACATTTGTTTATATTGTTAGATTTGTGAAAGCATTTCGCTCACGAATTGAAAGACCCAGAGAACAAGATAAGAGTGGGCAGCAAAGAACCAAACCACTTGAATCACAATGATCAGATCAACTCACATGTCGACAATTAAAGTTAACATATTAGAATGACGGACGATTAATAATATTCTGACGAGGAAATCGTTACCAGATATTTTACCGGTCCCAAATTTTACTGCCCAATGttatgagcaaaaaaaaaaaaagactaaacaatatttatcatttaaaaaTTGAGACAACATGATAACTCCTCCTctagtcaggaaattcagtagCTCACTCCAAGAGTCCAAGTAAGAAACTTGTGTTCTGTTTGCATGTCATTAAAGGACGTCTGATAAGGAAAACATGATGTTTTTGCAatagatatttttaaaatattatatttttcttttaaaaccttTTCAGTGTTTGGTCGTTCAATTTACGCATAATCAcaatatatttcaaaaacaaacaTTTCTAATCAAATGCTTTGTTTGAGGTCTAAGTGACGTTGTGGCCCCTTCTTTTGTCTACCCTTAATTCCGTTTGTAAAAAGAGTTGGCACCTACGAAATTCGAACTCACGACTGTTCAAGAGACAGCCTGACCGTTTCTAAATTGAAGTCGATGAGCCGGGAGAGTGGAGACGCGAGTGACGAACCACAAGCTGTGAAGATTGACCATCAAAGTCTAAACAGGGAAGAATCAGGTGCTATCCGAGTATTACAAACAAAAGTACGGGGACGTTAATGAAAGATTGATGGTTGCGACTTGCGAAGAGGTGAAAAGGGAAGACCAAGAAGTCTCTGCATCTCTCGCTGTCTCTGATTCTCTCTCTGTAGGTAAGCACGAGAAGATCCTCCGCCATGGATTAAATCGAGAGTGGTGTTCTGCAATAATCTacaaggtgctctctctctctctctctctctcgctccccaCACCCACCCAATCCCAACCCAACGATCACCTAAGCTGAATCATCTTTGAAGTCAACACCAACGTAGACCCTGTGGGTTTCGTTTAAATTAGAGCGGAGAAGCACACCGCAACAGTGTGGGTCCAATTTATGTTGGTCGGTTCTTTTCTTAGTTTGAATCATGTCCCATTAGACCTCTAAGATCGGCTGGATTTTCGGGAAGCAAATTGAGGAATCAGAAGAGGTAAAACTAGCTTTTCCCCTTAAGAAATCATAGGGAATTTGATTCTTTCCACGAGGAAAAAAGGAATTATGTTGAGAAGGGGATTTGGATTTCCCCGAATCTAACTAGGCCTACCTGCATTGTGGTATTGCAACagaatgaatgaaaaaattgagCAGAATGGAGTCATGTTTAAGCATTTCTAGAAGGTTAACGAGATTCTGGGTCACTTGGTTGGGGTTCTGGGAGATAATTGCTTTTGCTTggctagaaatttttaatttgcacCCGACAGAAAGCGAATATGTTGTTCGTCGAGCATGAATTCttagattttgattttagaTGTGATTGTGCTTTATGAAGGACGGTTTATGATGCATAATGCtagaaaaatagagaaacagGACGTGCAAAACAGGTTCCATGTAGCTGTGATGAGTCTTGGTGGCGATGTCGCTGATGTGCATTTATGTTTGAAGAACAATTTGATGCCATACATACCCGCATGTGCCTAGTTCTACAAGTGAAACCTGAGTTTATGGTTTTCCTTATTTACAAAAAGTAGTGATGAACGATATGCTTTAGTGCTGCTATGTTGCTCAATGTATTTACATGCTGTGTCAGTTTTTTGGTTGAATGACTTCTAGACGCTTTCCTGCATGCTAACAGCGGAACTATTTCTTCGTTTATGACCTTCTCTAGGTTGTATCTGCAACTCAGGGATGGAGGAGAACTGCTCCACCGGAAAGTCCATAGGAGCTTGTAACGAAAGTGAACCTGGTAAAAGTACAGTTCGTCATGGTGATGCAGTGGACACCAGTATAACGCCTGAAGTGGGAATGCAGTTTGAAACACATGAAGCTGCAAGACTGTTTTACGATCAATATGCTAGACATAAAGGGTTCTCTACCAAAATAAAACGCTCGTGGAAGAGGGGACGTAGTGATGAGTTGTCTGCAATATTGTATTCATGTTCTAAAGCCGGTAGTAAACATGAGAACAAGAACACTCAATTTGAAAGAGGGACTTCATTGACAGATTGCAAAGCAGAAATGAGAGTTAAGAGAATGGACACCATGAAGTGGAAAGTGACCGAAGTTGTACTTGATCACAATCACGAGCTCGTCCCTTCAAGCGTAGATCTATATAGACCCAACCGGTGCATAAGCTCTGGAGTCAGGAGGAAGTTAAAAAAGAGGCTTGTTTGTCAACCTCTGTCCACCCAGAATCACATGAACAACATCCCCAGTGAGATGAATAAACTTTTGGATATTCAACCTATTTCCTATTTACGAGAGGCAGAGGGCACGGTGTGCACACCTGCTGATATCAAGGAGTTACCTGGTTCGTACATCTACATCATTGACATGCCTGGACTTAAATCAGATGACATCAAGGTGCAGGTTGAGGATAACAATATTCTCAGTGTAtgtggggagaggaagaagaacgagAGGGAGGATCCAGAAGCCAAATTTATTAGAATCGAGCGGGTGGGGAAGTTCATGAGGAGATTCACACTTCCTGCCAATGCTAATGTCGATTCCATCTCAGCCGTTTGTAGAGATGCTGTAGTCACTATAACAGTAGCCAAAATTCCTCCTCCTGAACCTAAAAGACCTAAGGTCATAGAGGTTAAGGTTG
Coding sequences:
- the LOC116257974 gene encoding protein FAR1-RELATED SEQUENCE 6-like isoform X1; this translates as MVATCEEVKREDQEVSASLAVSDSLSVGCICNSGMEENCSTGKSIGACNESEPGKSTVRHGDAVDTSITPEVGMQFETHEAARLFYDQYARHKGFSTKIKRSWKRGRSDELSAILYSCSKAGSKHENKNTQFERGTSLTDCKAEMRVKRMDTMKWKVTEVVLDHNHELVPSSVDLYRPNRCISSGVRRKLKKRLVCQPLSTQNHMNNIPSEMNKLLDIQPISYLREAEGTVCTPADIKELPGSYIYIIDMPGLKSDDIKVQVEDNNILSVCGERKKNEREDPEAKFIRIERVGKFMRRFTLPANANVDSISAVCRDAVVTITVAKIPPPEPKRPKVIEVKVG
- the LOC116257974 gene encoding uncharacterized protein LOC116257974 isoform X2 encodes the protein MEENCSTGKSIGACNESEPGKSTVRHGDAVDTSITPEVGMQFETHEAARLFYDQYARHKGFSTKIKRSWKRGRSDELSAILYSCSKAGSKHENKNTQFERGTSLTDCKAEMRVKRMDTMKWKVTEVVLDHNHELVPSSVDLYRPNRCISSGVRRKLKKRLVCQPLSTQNHMNNIPSEMNKLLDIQPISYLREAEGTVCTPADIKELPGSYIYIIDMPGLKSDDIKVQVEDNNILSVCGERKKNEREDPEAKFIRIERVGKFMRRFTLPANANVDSISAVCRDAVVTITVAKIPPPEPKRPKVIEVKVG